In the Hordeum vulgare subsp. vulgare chromosome 7H, MorexV3_pseudomolecules_assembly, whole genome shotgun sequence genome, one interval contains:
- the LOC123407418 gene encoding uncharacterized protein LOC123407418, with the protein MARAKRAVPPATVERNAKKPAASTTRRTRRRKEMTKGWTSRASCQTCWVSSAVGSLSPTCRASALCTCTGARAPFLCTRPMPLPCFSAPPSLPPAQSAATTPTCTRRSSSPPLPCPKAAGSSRRSPMGGSCSTHRVGPSCSPTCWTGSCTAGWRMCS; encoded by the coding sequence ATGGCTCGGGCCAAGAGGGCGGTGCCGCCGGCAACCGTTGAGAGAAACGCCAAGAAGCCTGCTGCCAGCACGACGCGACGGacacggaggaggaaggagatgacCAAAGGCTGGACTAGTCGGGCTTCCTGCCAGACCTGTTGGGTCTCATCTGCGGTCGGCTCCCTCTCGCCGACGTGCCGCGCGTCGGCGCTGTGTACATGCACTGGCGCTCGTGCGCCTTTCCTGTGTACCCGACCGATGCCGCTCCCTTGCTTCTCAGCGCCACCCTCACTGCCGCCGGCACAGTCCGCTGCAACAACCCCCACCTGCACAAGACGTTCGTCatcgccgcccctcccctgcccCAAGGCGGCAGGGTCTTCAAGACGGTCGCCGATGGGTGGGTCATGCTCAACACACCGGGTAGGACCGTCATGTTCGCCAACCTGCTGGACGGGTTCGTGCACGGCCGGGTGGCGCATGTGTAGCTGA